The Puntigrus tetrazona isolate hp1 chromosome 13, ASM1883169v1, whole genome shotgun sequence genome contains the following window.
ttgttcatttatttattttcatatacacacaaaaaaagcgtACTGATACCCAAAGGGCGTAATGTAAGTCTATGGCTAGATGTTGATGAAAGTTAGATGTTTATGCTTTTAAAGCCCGTGGGAATCTTTCTCCAGAGGTGTCAAAAGCGGAGGAAACGCCATCCGACTCGACGCGTTTCGGGACAATGGGCGTTCATAAAATAGCGTCATGTTGGCGACAAAACTTCCGGTATAAGTTGTTTATGATTTCATAGGAACaacaaaagtttttaaaaatatttttaattttaaaagcatttgaatACCAAAATATGTGTACTGGGTAACGAATTAAAACAGGCTTCAGATACGTCTTTaacattaaatgattaaaacagcacaaatgcagcttattgtaataaatgtggAAGCTATAAAAGCTAGAATATTTTAACAGCTATCCTTAAATCAAGCAATGTGGcaaacatgcatttgtgtgttgaGCAGAGCGTTTCTAGCTTCTCTCCTCTTCATCAAATGAATTaatctttgatttgttttaaagcgACAGATCAGCAGTCGTCCTCTATGCATAATTCGTCCACATCTTAACGTCAGAGTTTTCCACCTGAAACAAAATGAATCCGCAATTAACTGTTTTGTTATTAGAAGTctcattttgattcatttgtatTATAAGAAACATATAGTACCTTAACAGCAGGGATAGTGTAGGCGTCAGCAATGCATAGAGGCACGTCTGTGTACGATAAACACATATCTCCAGCAGAACTATTTGGAGTCTCATCTGTGTTTTTCCCAACTGGATGGAGACTGCATGCATGAATGAGAAATGGTAAAGTTTATAAGCGAAATGATTGACACGTTCCTCAGCACTTTCATTCACGGTAATTCCTAACCTTGGTGAGAAATGTGTATTTGGACTCTCAGTGAAATATTTTGGGCTCTCAGATGTATCCTTATCACTCTGCTGTGTAAAGTCCGGCTCTGTGGTACATCTGGATATCTGAGTTTGGATGTTGCGACGACATTCATGCTCCATCTCCTCAAAATAAATGAGTTGAtgttatacaataaataatctATAGGACCAGGTGGCCCCGAAATGATTTGTCATCGTATGTACTTCTGCATATTTTTagaagagaataaataaataagatttttgaATAGAATAAAAGTGTGaatgggatttttttaaactttggaGGTAGACCATAGTGAACAGCtcatcaaaaaataatatttgtcatAGAATACATGGAATATAGTGCATTAATCTTACAGACTATGTGTACTTtttatgatgaaataaatgtttttttctgttcattctCACATTTGTCAGGATTAATCATCATACACTATATTGGACGGATCATGATtcatgaagaaagaaaacacaatggGGTCTGACCAACaagaataagtaaaaaaaaggtAAGGCAATTTTATTTAGGGTAAAATACTGCTTTAAGAAAAAAGTTCACTAAAGCAAGTTTTTATTGTTGAAGAAGCTTGTCGTATATTACAAACCAATTCTTTAATGCTGAAACCATCTGTAAGCTGCAGACTTAGTACACGTTTTGCCATAATTctgcacaagacaaaaaaggcGAAATAATTATTGgcctatattattattatttataaatttaattaagatGCCAGACCTTAAATAAGACGCCAGACACATTTCTCACCTCTGAGTATCAGCCATATGAGAGAGTGAAAGGTTGTGCATTAATCTCAATTTGTGTTTAATGTCAAAGGTCTTTGACCCGATCGGTGGCTTATTGCTTCtctgttaaaaagaaaacaacaacagtactGGAAATGTTCAACCGAACCCTTACTTCAAGAAAAAGCATGCATCTCAAAAACGAAACTTCAGATTCATCATTTCATAAACACATGATGGTAACACTTGTTTGTTGAGAGCTTTGAATAGCGGCGTCTGTTAAATGAATTCTATTAATGTGAATGTAGGATGATAAAAATGTCCTCTACCGTGAGAAGCATCTTGGAGCTGACTTCTTCCAAGAAGGTGGACTTCATACTAGAAAATGTAGGCGCTTTGACCTCTCGAGTGAAAACCTATAAAGACGAAGTACAGCTTGTGTTGCTTGGTATAAAGgtgttttattagtattattattaatattactactaaataatatttttatttacagtataaatgtGGCAGTCTTTGTGAAAATGCATATagctgtatgtttttatgttttaggaaGGGGGTCGACATATTTGGTACACCATTTTGATCATTAGCGCCCATATGTCACAATCCAACGAGGATAAAAATCCCGTCTTCTTTCTCCCCTTACGGAAAGTCTTGCTCCCTTTggcattacattaaattatgcaGTATAAAAAGAGTGCGAACAGTGTTTTGTGTATTCCTTCAATGGTGGTTATTTGCAACTTCCATGGGTTAAATCGTGACAGCTGGATGTGTCAGTCAGAAGACAGAGGTGACGGCACAAGTGTCATCTCTCACAGTTGCTGTGTTACTCTGTGCACCTCACAATCTTTCAGGACATGCAGTGTGTCAGCTCACACCCTGAGGTGACAGGGTCTGAGTGAGGGGGCCACGCGACACGGCCGAACTGTTCATATGGGTGCTTTTTGGCACACGTCATTGTATGAACGATGTTAGGTGGACCTCACGTCTACAGCTCCTATACAACAGCAGCGACTGCAGCGGTAAAGCTCTGTTTGAATGCAAGCACAGTGGAACTTGAGGGAGAACAGGTGTCTCTCAACTGGTCCGAGAAAatgatttgcttaaaaaaaaataaatctcaaagGCTCAAAGGCTAATTTGtgtaaaacagacattttctcATGGAAATGTGAACGAGAGATGTTTAGATATGTTATATCTATATTCTCACACACATTGTTTGTCCATGTGATCTAGTGTTTAGTACCTTTCTCCCTTGCTGTAAGTGGGCCGCAAGGCTAAGTAATACCCCTGACTGGTTCTTCCCAACTCTGCTCAACTGTCTGCTCAATGTTTACCATCACCCTCCCTCCTCCAGACCAATGCTCTGTTTGCACACGTccacaatgacagggatgtgtGAGAAAAACTTTCTACAGGTTCCACTCTCAACCCAGCTTCACTGCTCCTTCTCTTCATCCTCTTCTCTCACCTCCGCGCGGACTCTGGAAACAACTGACGTCTTGCAGTCAACTACTTTAACACTCGTTTTCATAAAGCAGACCTCCAAAAATCTATAATATCTCCTAGATATCAGGAGTCCAACAATTCAATAGTTTTCAGTTCacgccaaaatgaaaattctgtcatgaattactcaacttcatgtcgttccaaacccaccAGACCTTTCTTCATCttacacaaattaagatatatttgatgaaatcagagagtcatttgtttgctatttttgtAGCGTTACAAAACTGAAGTTGTGTCACTAATAGCatatggactgttttaccaatgtatttactatgtttctggacctgggaacatttcatttgtgttgctgtctatagagGATCAGACagctttcatcaaaaatattttaatttatgttccaGGCTTGTTCCATGAGGTTGAGTGatcaatgacagaattgtcattttggggtAGCTCTATTGAAGCAATATTCGCTTGAGCTGAGAGATATCTCAgagtattcaaatgaaataaatctgttGAGGCTTTATTTTTTCACCTTTAGACTGTGATGGTTTACTTTCTAGACTTCACAGACCAACACTATTACATATACAGGTCCTTTACTGGTTCTtcttatcaaaaacattttgcattttatatgtaatgGTGGTTTTAATAAGGCCAGGTGGTGGTTTGTAATCAGTTACAGACTACAGtttgtaagtaatctacccAGCACTGGAAATACTAACATAGTTACAAAAGTGCTGGATGTTGAAAATAGTCagattatatatgtatgtagatGAAAGGGAGGGTTATGTATGTTTGTGAGATGGTGTATAAGCACATGCCTGCTGCAGGTGTGTTTGTCTCCCCGTGTTGCTAACTGGGATCAGAGACGCTGTGGTTTGACACTTACCTCAGGAAACATGAGCTCAGTTTCATCTTGTCCCCAACTCTGTTTGCCCTGCTGTTGGAAAGCGTTCACCCCTCCTCCACCTACTTTTACTGAGACTGGCATCTGTGAAGAAAGCAGACATACAAATAGACAACAATTTATAACACCGTTTGAGGACTATGTTTCAGAAAGTTACATCGATTAGCTTGAGTTGACTACAaagctgtttaaaaatgaagctCTTATGTCCTTATGTTGTTCAAAGCCTTTGcagatttcttctttttaaacacaaaacaagatttCATAGAATGTTTCAACTGGCTTACCCAAAAAAACAGAAGTCAACCCTACAGGCTTACTTTTAAGTttatcaaaaaaacataattaatttgaaaacaaTAAAGACAGTGCCTGGTTGACAAGTCGCTCTGTTCTAGGACTCTCGGACTGAGATGGATCTCCACCTTTTTCCCACTTTACAACTCGGCCAAACCTGAGCAATACGTGTGAGCAACCAATGGAGCGAGTGTAGGATTGCTAATATATTCCTAATGATGTGCTACTTCTCAAGAAGAGCCTCGGACACAGCCCAGCTCACACCCGATAACACTGCACACCCGGGTGAGGACACACTTTGTCTGCTGGGTGCAAACTGGCCCTCCGGAGCGCTTTCCTCACAGCACTGTGTAGCAGCTAACAGACATGTAACAAACCTGTAAACCAGCGGAGAGAACGAGAgtaaaattaagattttgttGATGAATGGTTTTAGCTATGGGTGGAGCTCAGTAATGTTGGATTCAATATAAATGTCATgcggaaaagaaaagaaaaaatgggtGTGTAAGTGGACAAAGATGGAACAGATTTGACTGAGTGATAATGGAGTGATGTTCCTCAGACATATTTGACTGTCCatcctgaaaataaaaaggtgtGAAATTCAACATGACAGATAGATATTGTGACTCAGCATCTCTCATAGAAACCAAACACCCTGaggtaaatataaaaagaatgtgTAATTTATAGATCTCAAATATCTCTATTTCAGGATACAGCTGTAATTATTGGGACTGTGAAGTTTGACAGGCTGTACAGAAGTAACCAGCCAGCAACAGAGAACTATAAGTAACAGTGAAACCAGAGGAAAAACCTATTGCTCAGAGGTTGCTACCTACCTATCCATCTCTTTCTGTCTGCCTGTTTAAAAAGACATACAGACAGgcaaagagatagagagatacaTTGATGGACAGACGGACAGACTATTTCTTTACTCTGGAAAAGGTTGTTTAAGGTTCAGAGAGCTCTTTTACAAACAGTTTAACTCTTTCCCTGACCTCTTGGCATGATGTGACATCCCAGGCCAAATTGGTCAGTCTcttttgtgtgtgaaatgaaTTAGACATTCTCCCCTGGGTGATGTTTGTCCATGATGTGCTGACTGAAGGAGATCCTCCTCCACTATTGAGCGGGAGAGGGTCCTGTTTGGTCATCTCACTGCTACGTGAACAATCAATTCTCTTTTCCCATAAAGTTGAGGTTAAACTGGCTTCCAGCAGAAGGTGTGTTTGTGGAAGGCCAGCAGGGCAAATATCATGGGGAGAAAGGATAGTTGCATGCTTTTTTAACACTGGCAGAATTAAATAGaagttattttttgcatttcattgaCTGAAACTAACTAAAATGTTTGTTGTAAGAATGAGTAAGACACGCAAACCAAAGGAATAGCGGGGAAAGGCCATTGAATTCTACATTTGTTGCTGGTGACTGAATGAATGAGTAGAAGCttacatgtgtgtgttgtgctgtGGAGTCACCAGGTTTGATCTGAAGTTTTGGGAGAGACCCAGACCTCTGTTTCAGCAGATCCTCAAGAGTCACATTTGAGCTGGAATTAATGCTGTGTTCTGACAAAAAATGTGAAGCAAAAAATTTCCAGATTTAAACTTAAGAATGGAAGCTTAATTTTACTAAATCGGTATACGTATGTCTGTTTGGTTGACATGatggcaaaaatatttttgttttattaactattCATAGCGTCAGCTCTCACCCACTGCTTGTAGTTGTTTCTCAAGTTGACATGTGCTACTTTGTTGTTCTGCCCAGACCCTGAACACCTCCTGTTCCCTGCGGCTCTGAAGACACCCGAGTCGTTTTAGCTGTTTCTGCAGTTCCAGAACCTCACAAAGCCAGATTAGAGATGATTAATCACTCGCTTTTTAATCACTTCAATTCCTAGTAAATATCTATGGAGAGAGAACGCAGGGCATAATCACCAGATAGTAGCGTGTTTTAGGCAGACACCTCAGGTATTCATCATCGTGTGTGAGGGTTGATCTGGTGGCCCTCTGAAGGCTGACAAGCTTCTGTGACAGAAAGAGTAAACTGAGGATGCAAAGAGGATCTCTAACTGTTGATCAATGCACAGTTTAAAAAACGTTTGAGAAAAATATAGTGATCTATAAACATTGGAGGTTTTTTCTTGTAATCCGAGGGTCTCGTATGTGCCACTATCTTTTAGAAGGGCTGGGAACCCCCAGCGTACAAAACCAATGAGAAGTAAACATGCAACCACAGGAAGCCATTAACTGCAACAGGGACCAATTAGGCCCCAGCAGGTGTCCATGGCTCAGCCTGCTTTGGTCCCGGCTCAACATCATGAAGTCTGGACAAAGTTTTTGGCCGGGCTGAGGAAACAACAGGGCAGTTTCATTTGCTCAGCAATTTGTACCAAAGGTTTCCTACTGGCAGCCCATAAAGTCCTTTATAGCTTTCCCTTTGTCCTCTCCTCCAGTGCTGGTCATTAGAGAACACAATTACAGCCCGTTGAAGAAGTCTTGCTTTTATAGGAGGAGATTGATAAGCCAGTGACCCCTCCCCCACATCCTTACCCCCCAGTCTCTAACTCTTATTGTCTTCTACCCAGACGGCCAAAATCAAAGTCAATCACAAGTCCACACCAACTGCTTCCCCCATATTACAACGACAGGCTTCCTCAATCTTCCGGACTTCAGTAACACTTCAAAGTGTCTCTGGGAGACACACATCTACTGTCCTGTTACACTACAGCACCGTTACATTGACATCTAGATTCATTTTTGCTCAAGAGATGTTTGCCATTCACCTCTCATGAAAGCTTTGTACACACTGTAGAATATATTCACTTCCGCTAGGCCAGATGAATTCATTTGGTTGGAGGTTTTGgctaaaattcattttaggaGGGATATAAATGGAAAGTGACATGCAGTTAAAGTATggacatatacaatatatatacacagtttaGGCTGTATCGTTTGGATTAAGGagaattatataattttttggatCTTAAACGATCTCTGTCTTTTGCAGACTTTTTCGTGTCTTGTCAAATTTGAACACAGTCTtagacatttctttttaaacattacagGAGACATTGCAAATGTCTCAATTTTCTCTcaattttctctctgtcttgGAGAAACAACTGAGAAATTCACAGGTGAATTTTCCTTCCTATGACAGTTTAGCAAGGTTGGGACACCAGCCATGGTGAGAAATTGTATACTGGTATACTGAAGCTGTTGCTGGTGAGGTTGTAATGGGGCACTGTCATGAATATTTCACCACAGAGACTTCCTCTAATGCTCTGATGGAGAGAAAGGAAATGGTcagctttatttgaaatggtaaTGGCTACCCCACTGAAGTGGATGATGTGTTTGTCACTACAGTAGGCGGTGTATGGATATGTGTATGCATACAGTACGTGTTGGATGGGTGCACTTTGACCCAAATGTCCAGGATCTTGAATGTTAAAAAACGTTTGAGTTTACAATATTTCGAAAGCACATTTAtgatataacattatataataataatttataaacatttgtaatatatatatatatatatatatatatatatatatatatatatatatatatatatatattatatgatagtgattgattgattcattgactgattctgtgtttttaaagcttgtttgtttctttcctgATCTTTCCTgttaatctaaatttaaaaaaattgttctgtcctcgaattattaattttttaaaacataatgagGTCTTACAGAAAACATCTTAACACTTTGTCTTAAAATGTTCTCATCACTGCCTTCTACTGGAGAGATTTGgtaatatttctctctctctctctctctctctctctctgtctctctctctctctctctctctctctctctctctctctctctctctctctctctctctctctctctctctctctctctctctctctctctctctctctctctctctctctctctctctctgtctctctgtcttctctctctctcttctctctcctcctctctctctctctctctctctctctctctctctctctctctctctctctctctctctctctgtctctctctctctctctgtctctctgtctttctctgtctcttctctccctccctccctctctctctctctctctctctctctctctctctctctctctctctctctctctctctctctctctctctctctctctctctctctctctctctctctctctctctctctctctctctctctctctctctctctctctctctctctctctctctctctctctctctctctctctctctctctctctctctctctctctctctctctctcctctctctctctctctctctctctctctctctctctctctctctctctctctctctctctctctctctctctctctgtctctctctctctctcctctctctctctctctctctctctctctctctctctctctctctctctgtctctctgtctctctctctgtctctctatctctctcttctGTATCTTCATCAAACATAAAATCGTCCTATAAGGTGGAGTTTAacacaaattatttttctgtgaGTCTAGCTGATATAATGTCATTTGTCTGTGCTATGACCACCTCACATatctctaaattaaattaaattaaaaatcacaaaaaccaAAGCTGTTAAACTGACCCGGTGAAGTGAAATTCTTACACTTAGAAATAGAGTATACCTGTTCTCTATGTCCTTCTCTAGGTCTGGAATCGTGGAGCTTCATCTCTTGTCTCTGTCTTTGAACTTTTTCCGTCAGTAATGCAGCACGCTGATATGACAGCACTTCTCTTAAGCGTTGTAGTCTGTAGTACGTCTCTAGATGGCGCTAGAATGTAAGACAAAGACAGCGAAAGCGTAGGAGAACGTAGAAGAGCAAAAGAgaatatgtattcatttattctcaGAGAATATAGCATATGACTACCAATAAATAATTCTACATGCAGGTGGATGCTGCACACTGGTGGTGCTTGTGGAGAGACCGCCCTCCCTCAATATGATTGTAAAGCAATGTACAATAGCTATCAAAAAGACTCATTCATTAAGTCATTCATTCGTTATTttgttgcataaaaaaacaaaggttataattataattataaggtTACAATTAGGCTGATTATATTagctattttttaattatagcttgtaatttattataaacaatgttAGAATAAAATACTTTGATAAACAccttttaattagttaaatttacctattaattctttaaaaatatatgcaaaatgcctacagtaatgcattttaactgtCTACTGGGGGTACATTTTGGGCAACAGCTGGCCTTTGACTAATAAAACTGTACAATATTTGatgaatattttttacagtgcagctACTAAATattaacactatatatataaatattaacactatatatatatatatatatatatatatatatatatactgtatatatatatatatatatatatatatgtttgtggtCTTTTCTACACAGGTGGCGTTTCTATTGACTTCACTTTGTTTCTATGGTAATCAGCCTTGTCTTTCATTGACAATATTTGCACCTGGGCCTTTGTTCTCACACACAGCTAGCCTTTTAGTCCATCAAGGAATCCTGATTACTAATCGGGTTTATTATGTGCTGCAATTTATCGACTATTTAAACAGACTACCTGGTTTGTCTACAGTTCATACAAATCACGTTTTGAT
Protein-coding sequences here:
- the si:ch211-130h14.4 gene encoding uncharacterized protein si:ch211-130h14.4 isoform X1; translation: MTMKNEDMYHISSLPPILDSYKSVQFPEKAAGPSECQRQGRRQSPSRTGPMAATSAHAGDSDQALERKRKALLDQRHLETYYRLQRLREVLSYQRAALLTEKVQRQRQEMKLHDSRPREGHREQKLVSLQRATRSTLTHDDEYLRCLPKTRYYLVLELQKQLKRLGCLQSRREQEVFRVWAEQQSSTCQLEKQLQAVEHSINSSSNVTLEDLLKQRSGSLPKLQIKPGDSTAQHTHMPVSVKVGGGGVNAFQQQGKQSWGQDETELMFPEVFTREVKAPTFSSMKSTFLEEVSSKMLLTRSNKPPIGSKTFDIKHKLRLMHNLSLSHMADTQRIMAKRVLSLQLTDGFSIKELMEHECRRNIQTQISRCTTEPDFTQQSDKDTSESPKYFTESPNTHFSPSLHPVGKNTDETPNSSAGDMCLSYTDVPLCIADAYTIPAVKVENSDVKMWTNYA
- the si:ch211-130h14.4 gene encoding uncharacterized protein si:ch211-130h14.4 isoform X2, with product MAATSAHAGDSDQALERKRKALLDQRHLETYYRLQRLREVLSYQRAALLTEKVQRQRQEMKLHDSRPREGHREQKLVSLQRATRSTLTHDDEYLRCLPKTRYYLVLELQKQLKRLGCLQSRREQEVFRVWAEQQSSTCQLEKQLQAVEHSINSSSNVTLEDLLKQRSGSLPKLQIKPGDSTAQHTHMPVSVKVGGGGVNAFQQQGKQSWGQDETELMFPEVFTREVKAPTFSSMKSTFLEEVSSKMLLTRSNKPPIGSKTFDIKHKLRLMHNLSLSHMADTQRIMAKRVLSLQLTDGFSIKELMEHECRRNIQTQISRCTTEPDFTQQSDKDTSESPKYFTESPNTHFSPSLHPVGKNTDETPNSSAGDMCLSYTDVPLCIADAYTIPAVKVENSDVKMWTNYA